In one window of Synechococcus sp. PCC 7335 DNA:
- a CDS encoding DUF1016 N-terminal domain-containing protein has translation MNNGSDDVQDDANQLSIGGDELLSDDALYLNTLGDVIELLESGRRAAARSVNSIMTVSYWKIGWCIIDSEQQGEGRAVYGTALIKRLSADLKAKFGRGYSERNLEQMRRFYNLWPLPQTVPPDTDFETISQYFPLPWSHYVKLMSVRSEEARAFYESESLRN, from the coding sequence ATGAACAACGGGTCTGACGACGTACAAGACGATGCCAATCAGCTATCCATTGGCGGCGATGAATTGCTATCTGATGATGCTCTTTACCTAAATACTCTAGGCGATGTCATAGAGCTTCTGGAGTCTGGTCGTCGAGCGGCAGCTCGTTCTGTGAACTCCATTATGACTGTCAGCTATTGGAAGATTGGTTGGTGCATTATTGACTCTGAACAGCAGGGTGAAGGTCGGGCCGTATACGGGACTGCTCTAATTAAGCGGTTGTCCGCAGACTTAAAGGCGAAGTTTGGAAGAGGCTATTCGGAGCGCAACTTGGAGCAAATGCGGCGGTTCTATAACCTATGGCCGCTACCTCAGACCGTTCCTCCAGACACTGACTTTGAGACGATAAGTCAGTACTTTCCTTTGCCGTGGTCGCACTACGTCAAGCTGATGTCGGTGCGTTCAGAAGAGGCAAGAGCGTTCTATGAATCTGAATCGCTCAGGAACG
- a CDS encoding serine hydrolase, whose protein sequence is MNDSVEQRIEQVINNILSAPALDKEPETRTTLEEKMSQHHTPGVSIAVVDKGEIDWASGFGIREAGQEVSLTPDTLFQAGSISKPIFSLAVLRLVQEGRLNLDEDVNRYLTSWKVPANGDWQPRVTLRHLLSHTAGTTVVGYYGYRAADPIPTTVQVLNGEPPANSEKVVVNVIPGLNYRYSGGGMTIAQQVLVDVLGKPFPDLMRELVIEPLGMTNSTFEQPLREGFSTKAATGHQINGTPIAGKYFIYPEMAAAGLWTTPTDLCKVGVELMKVLAEEPTSMWTRDTIQEMLCPQSEKSTGPDGLSMGLGMACSGTGAGSYFFHDGTNIGFVAMMRFYPALRQGAVVMLNAEEGGFFRADIMNSIGQTYQWPEITPPEESVVSLAEPNRYIGTYRTKLGAQFTILNQAGRLFLKYEQQQPLQIAPVSESKFFARAANIDISFKQDDEFNISEMCLSQSNVMTLGSPEGKQITALKESSI, encoded by the coding sequence ATGAACGATTCTGTCGAACAGCGTATTGAGCAGGTCATTAACAATATCCTATCAGCACCCGCTTTAGATAAAGAGCCAGAAACACGAACGACACTCGAGGAGAAGATGTCACAGCATCACACGCCCGGTGTTAGTATCGCAGTGGTTGACAAAGGTGAAATTGACTGGGCCTCTGGCTTTGGTATCCGCGAAGCAGGTCAGGAAGTGTCCCTTACTCCTGATACTCTGTTCCAGGCTGGTTCTATCAGTAAACCTATCTTCTCATTGGCTGTCTTACGGTTAGTGCAAGAGGGTCGCCTAAACCTGGATGAAGATGTGAACAGATATCTGACTTCTTGGAAAGTTCCTGCTAATGGAGATTGGCAACCACGAGTAACACTACGACACTTACTGAGTCATACCGCTGGAACAACCGTTGTTGGCTATTACGGCTACAGAGCCGCAGACCCGATACCTACAACAGTACAAGTTCTGAACGGGGAACCGCCTGCCAACAGTGAGAAAGTCGTTGTTAACGTCATACCAGGTCTAAACTATCGCTACTCTGGCGGTGGTATGACAATAGCTCAGCAAGTGCTTGTAGACGTGCTAGGGAAGCCGTTTCCAGACCTCATGCGAGAGTTAGTGATAGAACCGTTAGGCATGACTAACAGTACTTTTGAGCAACCGCTTCGTGAAGGCTTTTCAACCAAGGCAGCCACAGGCCATCAGATTAATGGGACACCTATAGCTGGGAAGTACTTCATCTATCCAGAGATGGCCGCCGCAGGACTATGGACAACGCCTACAGACCTTTGTAAGGTAGGCGTTGAGTTGATGAAAGTTTTGGCAGAAGAGCCTACTTCTATGTGGACCAGAGACACTATTCAAGAGATGCTATGTCCTCAATCGGAGAAATCGACAGGCCCAGACGGTCTATCGATGGGACTTGGTATGGCATGCAGTGGTACAGGTGCGGGTAGCTACTTTTTTCACGATGGCACTAACATTGGATTTGTCGCCATGATGCGCTTTTATCCAGCACTTAGACAAGGTGCTGTTGTCATGCTCAACGCTGAGGAAGGCGGATTCTTTCGTGCAGATATCATGAATAGTATTGGCCAGACGTATCAGTGGCCTGAGATAACGCCACCGGAAGAGTCGGTTGTTTCGTTAGCAGAACCCAACAGATATATAGGTACCTATAGGACTAAGCTGGGGGCACAGTTCACCATACTTAACCAGGCAGGTAGGTTGTTCTTAAAGTACGAGCAGCAGCAGCCGTTGCAGATTGCCCCAGTCTCGGAATCAAAGTTTTTCGCTAGAGCCGCAAACATTGATATCTCATTCAAGCAAGATGACGAATTCAATATTTCAGAGATGTGCCTGAGCCAAAGCAATGTGATGACTTTGGGTTCACCAGAAGGTAAACAAATAACTGCGTTGAAAGAGTCCTCTATCTAG
- a CDS encoding PDDEXK nuclease domain-containing protein codes for LDLKDEYSENDLEEALIQHIESFLLELGNDFAFLGRQRRLRIGDQWFRIDLLFFHRRLSCLVIVDLKLGEFTHADAGQMHLYLNYAREHWTYPGENPPVGLILCNKKDEAVAKYALDGLSNKVLASEYQMTLPDEKTLAAELNKTRQILETRADEMSE; via the coding sequence CTTGATCTCAAGGATGAGTATTCGGAAAATGATTTAGAAGAGGCCCTGATTCAGCATATCGAGAGCTTCCTCCTAGAGTTGGGCAACGATTTTGCGTTTCTTGGTCGTCAAAGGCGGTTGAGGATAGGGGACCAGTGGTTTCGTATTGACCTACTGTTTTTTCATCGTCGCTTGTCTTGCCTGGTGATCGTAGACCTCAAGTTAGGGGAGTTCACCCATGCAGATGCAGGCCAAATGCACCTTTATCTCAATTATGCACGTGAGCATTGGACATACCCAGGTGAGAATCCGCCAGTAGGTTTGATACTTTGCAATAAGAAGGATGAGGCCGTTGCTAAATATGCGCTGGATGGGCTGTCGAATAAAGTTCTAGCATCTGAGTATCAGATGACGCTGCCGGATGAGAAGACGTTAGCCGCAGAGTTGAACAAGACACGACAAATACTTGAAACTAGGGCGGACGAAATGTCCGAATAA
- a CDS encoding DUF3854 domain-containing protein, producing the protein MDWGQFKPQNPRTSWKHPDKVIKYEAPAKQSTRALFLSLPWTDGLGIAQRHELDLNYQYRIQQAVHDTYPGAKALSHAQTLALVLDRHSAGNPEDQDRNFWSWWLSNPKAPIVITEGAKKAGAALTAGYATLSLPGVYNGYRSKDRLGNPIDPVLIPDIQAI; encoded by the coding sequence ATGGACTGGGGCCAATTCAAACCCCAGAATCCCAGAACGAGCTGGAAGCATCCCGACAAAGTAATCAAATACGAAGCGCCCGCCAAACAAAGCACCCGCGCCCTCTTCCTGTCTCTTCCCTGGACCGATGGACTGGGTATCGCCCAGCGCCACGAGCTTGATCTTAACTATCAGTACCGCATACAACAGGCCGTTCACGACACCTACCCAGGGGCCAAAGCCCTCAGCCACGCCCAAACCCTTGCCCTCGTTCTAGACCGCCACAGCGCCGGTAACCCCGAAGACCAAGATAGAAACTTCTGGTCCTGGTGGCTTTCCAATCCAAAAGCCCCCATCGTCATCACCGAAGGCGCTAAAAAAGCAGGCGCCGCCCTCACCGCTGGCTACGCCACCCTTTCTCTTCCTGGCGTCTACAACGGCTATCGCTCCAAAGACCGCCTCGGCAATCCCATCGACCCGGTTCTCATCCCGGACATCCAAGCCATCG
- a CDS encoding type IV secretion system DNA-binding domain-containing protein, protein MQIWEVISRYSHDELKAFVSGGLSTRIFDGERMTASVLATMVNYIRFYRDMDDGAQPFSFSQWAKHDNPEWLFLPIFEDDAEKYKPMVSAAFEMALRGMLSNENRWMKTAIVIDELGALNKLGSLNRLTVESRKFGGTLILGTQTDAQIDKVYGQYDTRIILQGTATKLILNCRDEQTAERFAKTIGKQERIDWMKGTHGGWIFRHGYSKTENLRETYLVLPSELQALPKLEGYLTIADGTPPARVKVEPKGYLQRAGRFVLKH, encoded by the coding sequence GTGCAGATCTGGGAGGTGATCAGCCGCTACAGTCACGACGAGCTAAAGGCGTTCGTCAGCGGTGGACTAAGTACCCGCATCTTTGACGGTGAGCGGATGACGGCGAGCGTGTTGGCGACGATGGTCAACTACATACGCTTCTATCGGGATATGGACGACGGAGCGCAGCCGTTTAGCTTCAGCCAGTGGGCCAAGCACGATAACCCTGAGTGGCTGTTTCTGCCGATATTCGAGGACGATGCTGAGAAGTATAAGCCGATGGTCTCAGCTGCCTTTGAGATGGCATTGCGCGGGATGCTGAGCAATGAGAACCGCTGGATGAAAACGGCGATTGTGATCGATGAGCTGGGGGCATTGAACAAGCTGGGGTCACTGAATCGGCTGACGGTAGAATCGAGGAAGTTTGGCGGGACGTTGATTCTAGGTACTCAGACCGATGCTCAGATCGATAAAGTCTATGGTCAATACGACACTCGGATTATCTTGCAAGGCACGGCGACGAAGCTGATATTGAACTGCCGAGACGAGCAGACGGCAGAGCGCTTTGCCAAGACCATCGGCAAGCAGGAGCGGATCGACTGGATGAAGGGGACGCATGGGGGCTGGATATTCCGTCATGGTTACTCGAAGACGGAAAACCTGCGGGAGACGTATCTGGTGCTGCCCTCAGAGTTACAGGCGCTGCCGAAGCTCGAAGGCTACCTGACGATTGCAGACGGGACGCCACCGGCCAGGGTGAAGGTCGAGCCGAAGGGCTATCTACAGAGAGCAGGGCGGTTTGTGCTGAAGCACTGA
- a CDS encoding plasmid replication protein, CyRepA1 family: protein PKAPIVITEGAKKAGAALTAGYATISLPGVYNGYRSKDRLGNPIDPVLIPDIQAIVGNERPIILAFDEDEKPNTRRHVGIAISRFSQLLINAGCHVSIAQWSPKQGKGLDDLIANQGTDAFHKAINSALTFEEWQLWQALDNRLTLGSSLGLKAQALKVLTPETMPQQGILAIAAAKGTGKTNLINSLIESQPKVLLAGHRISLMRNLCERCGVNYRGDLDKQDGRFITGSGYTLRVGTCVDSLLAIDPNSFAGCDLVLDEVCQVLRHLLTSSTCNQQGKRPVLLSRFRQLLQAARRVIIADADLDDHAIRYIQQLRTQSICHNGHHDLDADATLPNRAANQLFLIHNTYKPPGYAVRFIQAPDSSAITAELLHDLKNGDRIYIATDSKRGSKRIHYLIKELQTQLKQESSNLLLNSDTSGGDTERAFMENPDLHLSSVTLQAVTGSPSTATGLSIEGDHFDKVYGIFYGASSTDADMAQALGRVRAPVPRVVWCAKYGRSFSKAGRETSPRALRSLLKQKTQANTLLIQASLSEVGYRSLSDYDWESDPHIHYWSQIEAERNRSMWSLRTALKVRLMHEGHQVETVTLQKNQQAHNLLKEARDELKMENALQVEAAVNLSPAEAKLLSQTESLEPEQQLALQKYEIAKFYGLPLENVDADVVLQDDSGRRRGRLLNLEWSKYPETAIDIDVRALERQGQWQHGYTPWDLSNAALKQKLRQLLGIDAYLELGKTWDSESLDTFKQNTLNYAPQIKAVLNFSVKPEMSAAQILNQLLEQMGLTCVNYQPRREGKRTRIYELDPVVYEQQMEILERRKAIRERATEDDTAPLFNYSTTGDCATQAPVIQPLEIGALEQWRWGTSLSPWVIQDEVGQMVTIRGSSGVTFIVGKQELVPWDGAN, encoded by the coding sequence ACCCAAAAGCCCCCATCGTCATCACCGAAGGCGCAAAAAAAGCAGGCGCCGCCCTCACCGCAGGTTACGCCACCATTTCGCTTCCTGGCGTCTACAACGGCTACCGCTCCAAAGACCGCCTCGGCAACCCCATCGACCCGGTTCTCATCCCGGACATCCAAGCCATCGTCGGCAATGAGCGCCCGATCATCCTTGCCTTCGACGAAGACGAGAAACCTAACACCCGCCGCCACGTCGGTATCGCCATCAGCCGCTTTAGCCAACTGCTAATCAACGCAGGCTGCCACGTCAGCATCGCCCAATGGTCTCCCAAACAAGGCAAAGGACTCGATGACCTAATCGCTAACCAAGGCACAGATGCCTTCCATAAAGCGATTAACTCGGCCCTTACCTTTGAAGAATGGCAGCTCTGGCAAGCCCTCGATAATCGCCTTACCCTTGGATCTTCTCTGGGCCTCAAAGCTCAAGCCCTCAAAGTCCTCACTCCCGAAACCATGCCTCAACAGGGCATCCTCGCCATCGCTGCCGCCAAAGGCACAGGTAAAACCAACCTAATCAATAGCCTGATTGAGAGCCAACCCAAAGTCCTCCTCGCAGGCCATCGCATTAGCCTCATGCGTAACTTATGCGAACGCTGCGGCGTCAACTACCGAGGCGACTTAGATAAACAAGATGGACGCTTTATCACCGGCAGCGGCTACACCCTGCGTGTGGGCACCTGCGTCGATAGCCTGCTCGCCATCGACCCAAACTCTTTTGCAGGCTGCGACCTCGTGCTCGATGAAGTCTGCCAAGTCCTCAGACACCTACTGACCTCCAGCACCTGTAACCAGCAAGGCAAACGTCCCGTCCTGCTCTCCCGCTTCCGCCAGCTGCTCCAAGCCGCTCGGCGCGTCATCATCGCCGATGCCGACCTCGATGACCACGCCATCCGCTACATCCAGCAGCTACGCACTCAATCTATCTGTCACAACGGCCATCACGACCTCGATGCTGATGCAACCCTTCCTAACCGCGCTGCCAACCAACTCTTTCTGATCCACAACACCTACAAACCTCCCGGCTACGCCGTCCGCTTTATCCAAGCCCCCGACAGCAGCGCCATCACTGCCGAACTCCTCCATGACCTCAAGAACGGTGATCGCATTTACATCGCCACCGACTCCAAACGTGGCAGTAAACGTATCCACTACCTGATTAAAGAACTCCAGACTCAGCTCAAACAGGAATCTTCCAACCTCCTACTCAACTCCGATACCAGCGGCGGCGACACCGAACGCGCCTTTATGGAGAACCCAGACCTGCATCTAAGCAGCGTTACCCTACAAGCCGTCACAGGCTCTCCCAGTACCGCCACCGGACTCTCTATCGAAGGTGACCACTTTGATAAGGTCTACGGCATCTTCTACGGTGCTAGCTCTACCGATGCAGACATGGCTCAAGCCCTCGGCAGAGTCAGAGCACCTGTGCCCAGAGTCGTCTGGTGTGCCAAGTACGGGCGTAGCTTCTCTAAAGCAGGCCGCGAGACTAGCCCCAGAGCGCTTAGAAGCCTGCTTAAACAAAAAACGCAGGCCAACACCCTACTGATACAAGCAAGCCTCTCTGAAGTCGGCTATCGTTCTCTCAGTGACTACGACTGGGAAAGCGATCCGCATATCCACTACTGGTCACAGATTGAAGCCGAGCGCAATCGCTCGATGTGGTCGCTTAGAACCGCACTTAAAGTTAGATTGATGCATGAAGGCCATCAGGTAGAGACGGTAACGCTCCAAAAGAATCAGCAGGCACACAACCTGCTCAAGGAAGCCAGAGACGAGCTGAAGATGGAGAACGCCCTTCAGGTAGAAGCGGCGGTTAACCTTTCCCCAGCTGAGGCGAAGCTGCTCAGTCAGACTGAGAGCTTAGAACCGGAGCAGCAGCTAGCACTTCAGAAGTATGAGATTGCTAAGTTCTACGGCTTACCGCTAGAAAATGTTGATGCTGATGTGGTGCTACAGGATGACAGCGGTAGACGCAGAGGGCGACTGCTAAACTTGGAGTGGTCTAAGTATCCAGAGACGGCCATCGATATCGATGTCAGAGCGCTAGAGCGACAAGGACAGTGGCAGCACGGCTATACCCCTTGGGATTTATCGAATGCCGCACTGAAGCAAAAGCTGCGGCAGCTGCTGGGTATCGACGCTTATCTAGAGCTGGGTAAGACCTGGGACAGTGAGTCGTTAGATACGTTCAAGCAAAACACACTCAACTATGCGCCGCAGATTAAAGCAGTGTTGAACTTCTCGGTGAAGCCAGAGATGAGTGCAGCGCAGATTCTCAATCAGTTGCTAGAGCAGATGGGATTGACCTGTGTGAACTATCAGCCCAGGCGCGAGGGCAAGCGCACCCGCATCTATGAGTTAGACCCGGTGGTGTATGAGCAGCAGATGGAGATTCTAGAACGGCGCAAGGCCATACGGGAACGGGCGACAGAAGATGACACAGCCCCCCTATTTAATTATTCAACTACCGGGGACTGTGCCACCCAAGCCCCAGTTATACAGCCCTTAGAGATTGGTGCTTTAGAGCAGTGGCGGTGGGGCACGTCGCTCAGTCCTTGGGTGATTCAAGATGAGGTGGGTCAGATGGTTACCATCAGAGGCAGTAGTGGCGTGACTTTCATTGTTGGTAAGCAGGAATTAGTCCCGTGGGATGGTGCTAATTAG
- a CDS encoding DUF6753 family protein has translation MSSRNGKGRGGRQQLSYEELLRDDPKEMSMLDQALEDATAEHKARVRGLLLRYGIEHDNEFYMLFVAFGHLTILVEEAPENWQALFDDVHRELKQWSQQNFKSLQSIQQHAQTSADLIAVLKQLLGSMKHSDSRSAKMLESLNSFGKRLLTIEKSLAKNQTLSQRAIDRSTEHFDLLDGQMEMLGGSVGQGALISSVSLFAGVLTIGMLLANTWMMGRRLTQQEVLVRAQNEQIEWQSERIGWLYEKANRRECLEGIKPPSDPQCQQYF, from the coding sequence ATGAGTAGCCGTAATGGGAAGGGGCGAGGAGGGCGGCAGCAGCTTTCTTATGAGGAGCTGCTACGCGATGACCCGAAGGAAATGAGTATGCTCGACCAGGCATTGGAGGATGCGACGGCTGAGCATAAGGCGAGGGTGCGCGGCTTGCTATTGCGCTATGGCATTGAGCATGACAATGAGTTCTATATGCTCTTTGTTGCCTTCGGTCATCTGACTATTCTGGTGGAGGAAGCGCCGGAGAACTGGCAGGCGTTGTTTGATGATGTTCATCGGGAGTTGAAGCAGTGGTCGCAGCAGAATTTCAAGAGCCTTCAGAGTATTCAGCAGCATGCCCAGACCTCGGCGGACTTGATTGCGGTGTTGAAGCAACTGCTCGGCTCAATGAAGCACTCGGACAGCAGGTCAGCCAAAATGCTGGAGAGTTTGAACAGCTTCGGCAAGCGGTTGCTGACTATCGAAAAGAGCTTGGCCAAGAACCAGACGTTGAGCCAGCGAGCGATAGACAGATCGACGGAGCACTTCGACCTACTGGACGGTCAGATGGAGATGCTCGGAGGGAGCGTCGGTCAAGGGGCTTTGATCTCGAGCGTTAGTTTGTTTGCGGGGGTGCTGACGATAGGGATGCTATTGGCTAATACCTGGATGATGGGGCGGCGCTTGACTCAGCAGGAGGTGTTGGTCAGAGCGCAGAATGAGCAAATTGAGTGGCAGAGTGAGCGGATTGGCTGGCTCTATGAGAAGGCGAATCGGCGCGAGTGTTTGGAGGGAATCAAGCCGCCTAGTGACCCGCAGTGTCAGCAGTATTTTTAG
- the mobQ gene encoding MobQ family relaxase: protein MPLAPPESHPQIMAIYSFRMQVIGRSAGRSATAAAAYRSGEEIKDERTGQSHDYTGKSDIYDSEILKPENAPERYADRQTLWNEVEQREKRKDSQLCNEVMVALPAELTHEQKQQLIREYVRGEFTGQGMVADIGYHDFDSHNPHAHIMLTMRSVDKDGFGKKQREWNRRDAVKDHRAHWAEYANRALERAGHDARIDHRSLKEQGVEREPQIHLGAQVMEMEAKGIRTRVGDESRRISKVNRDIARRQKARDKVQAELKDEQRQENMRSLTQPTPEQQSSTEQTQTQKSQEKTQQKSQQRDPQIEQQLQRNQAQQRQQQRQRKKQKDQGYGY from the coding sequence GTGCCCCTAGCCCCACCGGAGTCTCACCCGCAGATTATGGCCATCTACAGTTTCAGAATGCAGGTGATTGGACGCAGCGCTGGGCGGAGCGCAACCGCCGCCGCTGCGTATCGTTCAGGTGAGGAAATCAAAGACGAGCGCACCGGTCAGTCGCACGACTACACCGGCAAGAGCGATATCTACGACAGCGAGATTCTCAAACCCGAGAACGCTCCCGAACGATACGCCGACCGTCAGACGCTATGGAACGAAGTTGAACAAAGAGAAAAACGCAAGGACTCCCAGCTATGTAATGAAGTGATGGTGGCCTTACCCGCCGAACTCACCCACGAGCAAAAACAACAGCTGATCCGAGAGTATGTGCGGGGTGAATTCACCGGGCAAGGAATGGTAGCGGACATCGGATATCACGACTTTGATAGCCACAATCCCCATGCCCACATCATGCTGACGATGCGCTCCGTGGATAAAGACGGCTTCGGTAAAAAGCAACGGGAATGGAACCGGCGAGATGCGGTCAAAGACCACCGAGCGCACTGGGCTGAGTATGCGAATAGAGCACTAGAGCGAGCAGGCCACGACGCGCGTATCGATCACCGCAGCTTGAAAGAACAGGGCGTTGAACGCGAGCCGCAGATACATCTCGGTGCGCAGGTGATGGAGATGGAAGCAAAAGGCATTCGTACCCGAGTGGGCGATGAGTCGCGCCGCATTAGCAAAGTGAACCGCGACATCGCCCGTAGACAAAAGGCGAGAGACAAAGTGCAGGCAGAACTCAAAGACGAACAGCGCCAAGAAAATATGCGATCACTAACCCAGCCGACGCCAGAACAGCAATCATCTACCGAGCAAACGCAAACCCAAAAATCGCAGGAGAAGACCCAGCAGAAATCGCAGCAACGAGACCCACAAATCGAACAGCAGCTTCAGCGCAATCAGGCGCAGCAGCGCCAGCAGCAGCGCCAACGAAAGAAGCAGAAAGACCAAGGATACGGATACTAA
- a CDS encoding ParA family protein has product MIVTVAGFKGGVGKTTTAVHLACFFAELEGRTLLVDGDPNRSSMGWAERGELPFSVCDFSASVKASRSADHIIVDTEAHPDNETLETLADGCDLLVLPTTADALGLEALLNTTEALKRLSAYSVLLTKVDSRKLATAEQARAMLKSQDIPVFDQVIRQLTAYEKAALAGVPVQKSGDRMAGIAWKEYRAVGNEVLKYDQES; this is encoded by the coding sequence ATGATAGTTACTGTAGCTGGGTTTAAGGGTGGGGTAGGAAAGACTACAACGGCAGTTCACCTAGCTTGTTTTTTTGCAGAATTAGAAGGTCGTACCCTTTTAGTCGATGGTGACCCCAACCGTTCCTCTATGGGATGGGCGGAACGTGGCGAACTGCCCTTCTCGGTTTGTGACTTCTCTGCCAGTGTGAAGGCGAGCAGATCCGCAGACCACATCATTGTTGATACCGAAGCTCACCCTGACAATGAAACACTAGAAACTTTGGCAGATGGATGTGATCTCTTAGTTCTGCCTACTACTGCCGATGCGCTTGGCCTAGAGGCACTATTAAATACTACAGAAGCGCTTAAGCGCTTAAGCGCTTATTCAGTTTTACTGACTAAGGTTGATAGTCGAAAACTTGCAACCGCAGAGCAGGCCAGAGCCATGCTGAAAAGCCAAGATATACCAGTTTTCGACCAGGTTATTCGTCAGTTAACGGCATATGAGAAAGCAGCACTAGCTGGTGTCCCTGTGCAGAAGTCAGGCGATCGCATGGCAGGGATTGCCTGGAAAGAGTATCGAGCAGTTGGGAACGAGGTATTGAAATATGACCAAGAATCTTAA
- a CDS encoding type IV secretion system DNA-binding domain-containing protein — MTYPSNAPGLLTRAKHFNDLYKDRPNVICTALIVVGLLPYLVSPTFLFGLGSLMQLVGYGVLLFAAISRNLITGEKTKQQRRTFYIIAGAIILFISVPPLPAFILLLFLLKPAGRVIRGQEVVSAAEMQRQLDKRQKETPMPQLPLLEIGGVQLPNDLENLGVFAIGSPGSGKTQAIKRLLQTLRDREDFRVMVFDRNGELMESFYNEYTDKLFNPRDARLVSWSHLSEGQQPETMAVAMVPLPQNEDKAFFAQAARSLLSVSTSAATATCRSGR; from the coding sequence ATGACATATCCCAGCAATGCCCCCGGACTACTCACCAGAGCCAAGCACTTTAACGACCTGTACAAAGATCGTCCGAACGTCATCTGCACCGCGCTAATCGTTGTCGGTCTATTACCCTATCTGGTCAGCCCAACCTTTCTGTTTGGCCTCGGTAGCCTGATGCAGCTAGTCGGCTATGGCGTATTGCTATTTGCCGCCATCAGTCGCAATCTGATCACTGGAGAAAAGACCAAACAGCAGCGCCGCACCTTCTACATCATCGCAGGCGCGATCATTCTATTTATTTCAGTGCCGCCGTTGCCTGCGTTCATCCTGCTGCTGTTTCTGCTGAAGCCAGCCGGCCGAGTGATTCGAGGTCAAGAAGTTGTCAGTGCCGCAGAGATGCAGCGGCAGCTAGACAAGCGGCAGAAAGAAACCCCGATGCCACAGCTGCCGCTGTTAGAGATTGGTGGGGTGCAGCTGCCGAACGACTTAGAGAATCTGGGTGTGTTTGCTATTGGCTCGCCGGGGAGTGGGAAGACGCAGGCGATAAAACGGCTACTGCAAACGCTGCGCGATCGCGAGGACTTTCGGGTGATGGTGTTCGACAGAAACGGTGAGCTGATGGAGTCGTTTTACAACGAATACACCGACAAGCTCTTTAATCCGAGAGACGCCCGCTTAGTCAGCTGGAGTCACCTGAGCGAAGGCCAGCAGCCGGAGACGATGGCTGTCGCGATGGTGCCGCTACCGCAGAACGAAGACAAGGCGTTTTTTGCTCAGGCTGCGAGGTCGCTGCTGTCCGTCTCTACGAGCGCTGCGACAGCAACGTGCAGATCTGGGAGGTGA